DNA from Serinibacter salmoneus:
ACCTACGGCGACCTGGAGCACGCCCACGTGCTGCTCGCCGGCCTGGAGGCAGAGGAGGAGGCCCCGACGATCTTCCTCCGCCTGCGCAAGGGTGTCCTTGCCGGCACGGCGCGCGTGACCACCGTGGCGCCACTGCGCTCCCGTGGCGCCACCAAGATGCGCGCCGACCTGCTCGCCTCGGTGCCCGGCACCGAGGCGGAGGTGCTCGACGCCGTGGCCTCCCTCGGCAGCGCCGAGCAGCCCGGCATCATCCTGGTGGGGGAGCGGCTCGCCGCCGCGCCCGGTGCCATCACCGCGGCGTTGCGACTCGCGCAGCGCACCGGCGCCAAGCTGGCCTGGGTGCCGCGCCGCGCCGGCGACCGCGCCGCCGTGGAAGCGGGGCTGCTGCCCTCGCTGCTGCCGGGCGGACGCCCGGTGACGCAGACCGCGGCGCGCTCCGAGGTCGCCGAGGCGTGGGGTGGGGACATCCCGACCGAACCCGGACGCGATCTCGCGGGGATCCTGGCCGCGCTGCGCTCCGGCGCACTCGCCGGAGTCGTGGTCGGCGGCGTGGAACTGGGCGACCTGCCCGATCCCGTGGCGGCGCGCGAGGCGTTGCTCGCGGTGCGCGAGGCCGGTGGTCTCATCGTGTCCCTGGAGGTGCGCGCCAGCGAGGTCACCGAGTTGGCTGACGTGGTCTTCCCCGTCGCGCCACCCGTGGAGAAGTCCGGGACCTTCCTGACCTGGGAGGGCCGTCCCCGCTCGTTCCAGGCAGTCTTCGACACGCCCGCACAGAGCGACGCCGACGCACTCGCCATGCTGGCGAACGAACTCGGCGTGACCCTCGGGACCGCCCCGGCCACCGCCTGGCGCGGCACCCGGGTCGCCAAGCCGTCGGTCAGCGCGCCGCCGCCACCTTCCCCAGGGCCTGGACGGGCGATCCTGGCGAGTTGGCGCCTCATGCTCGACGGTGCGCGCGGCCAGGACCTCGAACCGCACCTGGCAGGGACCGCGCGGCGGTCCGTCGCGATGATGTCGCCGACCACGGCAGCCGACCTCGGGGTCGAAGGCGCCGAGCGCGTCACGCTGCGCGGGCCGGCGGGCGAGACGAGTTACCCGCTGCTGGTCACGAACGTGGCCGACGGTGTGGTGTGGGTGCCCGCGAACCCGCGGGAGGACGCGGCGCCGATCGCCGCACTGGGCGTCAGGATCGGTGAGATGGTGGAGGTCGTGCGATGAACCACGACGTTGCGGCGGACTTCTCGAACGACGTCTGGTGGATCTGGGTCATCAAGGCCGTCGGGATCCTGGTGTTCCTGCTGCTGAACGTGCTGATCGCGATCTGGGCGGAGCGCCGGATCCTCGGGCGCATGCAGATTCGCCCGGGCCCGAACGTGCACGGCCCGCTCGGGCTGCTGCAGTCCCTGGGCGATGCGATGAAGTTGCTGCTGAAGGAGGACATGACCGTCCGCGCCGCGGACCGCTTCGTGTACCTGTTGGCGCCGCTGATCACGGTGTTCTCCGCGCTCCTCGTGTTCGCGGTGATCCCGATGGGCCCGGAGGTGAGCATGTTCGGCGTCGTGACGCCGATCCAGCTGACCGACCTGCCGGTCGCGATCCTCTACATCCTCGCGGTGGCCTCGTTCGGCTTCTACGGGATCATGCTGGGCGGGTGGGCCTCCGGCTCCACCTACCCACTGCTGGGTTCCGTGCGCGGGACCGCACAGGTGATCTCCTACGAACTGTCGATGAGTCTGGCGCTGGTCAGCGTCTTCATCGTCACCGGATCGATGTCCACCTCCCGGATCGTGGAGGAACAGACGAGTTTCTGGTGGGCGCTGGCACTGCTGCCCGCGTTCGTCGTCTACATCATCTCGATGGTCGGCGAGACCAACCGCCTGCCCTTCGACCTCCCCGAGGCCGAGGGCGAACTAGTGGCGGGTCACATGACGGAGTACTCGTCGATGAAGTTCGCCTGGTTCTTCCTGGCGGAGTACATCAACATGTTCAACGTCTCAGCGGTGGCCGTCACCGTCTTCCTTGGTGGGTGGCGCGCGCCGTGGCCGATCTCCGCGATCAACGACGGCATGTTCAACGAGGGTTGGTGGCCCTTCCTGTGGTTCTTCCTGAAGATGTGGACGCTCATGTTCTTCTTCTTCTGGGTCCGCGGAACCCTGCTGCGCTTCCGGTACGACCAGTTCATGAACCTGGGGTGGAAGGTCCTCATGCCCGTCGCCCTGGTGTGGCTCGTGCTCGTGGCCGGTGTGCAGGCGGTGCGGCAGTTCGCCGACGTGCCCCTGAACGAACTGCTCCTGTGGATCGGGATCCCGCTGGGTGTGCTGGTGGTGATCCTGCTGGTCTGGCCCGCACGCAAGCCGCCCGAGAGCGAGCCCGATCCAGAGGCGAGTGTCTTCGACCCGTTCGCGGGGGGTTACCCCGTACCGCCGCTGCCAGGTCAGGTGATGCCGGAGGCACCGCGGCGCCGCCGGGTCTCGGTCCAGGCCGGCTCCGCCACCGCCACAGACGCCGATCCCGCACCCGAGGCACCGAAGGAGAACTCCGATGGCTGACCCGCAGGAGTCGACCCCCGAGCGTGGGGGACTGGGCAAGGCCCTGGGCGACTTCTTCGCCCCCGTCGCCGGTTTCGGCGTGACCTTCTCGAACATGTTCCGACCCATGGTCACGGAGCAGTACCCCTTCGTGAAGCACCCCACAGCCCCCCGCTACCACGGCCGGCACCACCTCAACCGCTACCCGGACGGCCTGGAGAAGTGCATCGGCTGCGAGCTGTGCGCCTGGGCGTGCCCGGCCGATGCGATCTTCGTGGAGGGCGCCTCCAACACGGCCGATGAGCAGCACTCCCCGGGGGAGCGGTACGGGCGGGTGTACGAGATCAACTACCTGAGGTGCATCTTCTGCGGGCTGTGCATCGAGGCGTGCCCCACCCGGGCGCTGACGATGAGTAACGAGTTCGAGCTCGCCGGGCCCACGCGTGAGGGACTGATCTTCACCAAGGAGGAACTGCTCGCACCCCTGAACGAGGGGATGCTCGCGGCGCCGCACCCGATGGTGGAGGGCACCACAGACGACGACTACTACCGGGGCGAGGTCACCGGGCCGACGCAGACGCAGGTGGACTGGGTCGCCGAGCATCGTCCCGATGAGCCCACCCTCGAGGCAGCGCGCCGCGCAGCGACCAGCGGGAAGGGCGTGAAATGACCGACGTCGTAGGGTCCGGTGGGGAGCAGGTGCTCTTCTGGATCATCGGGCCGCTCATGGTGCTGGCCTCCCTCGCGCTCCTGTTCGCGCGCAAGCCGGTGCACGCCGCCGTGGGACTGATCTTCGTGATGATCGGGATGGCCTTCCTCTACACCGCGCTGGAGGCGCCGTTCCTCGGCGTCGCGCAGGTGGTGGTCTACACCGGCGCGATCATGATCCTGTTCGTCTTCGTGCTGATGCTCGTGGGCGTCGACGCCGCCGACTCGGTGGCCGAGACGATCAAGGGACAACGGTGGATCGCGTTCCTGCTCGGCGCCGGCCTGGTGGTCGTGCTGGGCGGGGTGATCCTCACCGCGACGATGCCGGACGCGACCGGCCTCGACGCAGCCAACGCCGTGACCAACCCGGTCGGGGTCGCGTACGTCATCTTCGGCCAGACCGTCTTCGCACTCGAGCTCGTGGGCGTGCTGCTGATCGTGGCCGCGTTGGGCGCCATCACCCTCACTCACCGCGAGCGGCTCGGACCCGTGTTGGACCAGCGCGAGACCGTCACGCTGCGGATGCAGGCCTACGCCCGCGGTGAGGGCGGTGAGGTGCTCACCCCGCCGCCGGCACCCGGTGTCTACGCCCTACACAACGCGGCCGATGTCCCCGCGATGGACGCCCACGGCAAGCCCATCGAGTCCTCGGTGCCGCGTGTGCTGCGCATCCGCGGCCAGGAGGTCTCGCCCGCCGAGGTCGATGGTCACGTCCGTGAGATCTCCCGGGGCGCGTTCCTGCAGCCACGGGCCGATCGCGATGGCGCCCCCGATACCGGGACCGATCTGGACAAGGAGACCGACCGGTGAGCCTCGTGCACTACCTGGTGCTGGCCAGCATCCTGTTCGCCGTCGGCGCCGTGACGGTGCTGACCCGCCGCAACGCGATCCTCGCGTTCATGGGGGTGGAGCTCATGCTCAACTCCTGCAACCTCGCCCTGGTGACGTTCAGCCGCGTACACGGCGGCCTCGAGGGGCAGGTGATGGCCTTCTACGTGATGGTCGTCGCCGCCGCCGAGGTCGTGGTG
Protein-coding regions in this window:
- the nuoH gene encoding NADH-quinone oxidoreductase subunit NuoH, whose product is MNHDVAADFSNDVWWIWVIKAVGILVFLLLNVLIAIWAERRILGRMQIRPGPNVHGPLGLLQSLGDAMKLLLKEDMTVRAADRFVYLLAPLITVFSALLVFAVIPMGPEVSMFGVVTPIQLTDLPVAILYILAVASFGFYGIMLGGWASGSTYPLLGSVRGTAQVISYELSMSLALVSVFIVTGSMSTSRIVEEQTSFWWALALLPAFVVYIISMVGETNRLPFDLPEAEGELVAGHMTEYSSMKFAWFFLAEYINMFNVSAVAVTVFLGGWRAPWPISAINDGMFNEGWWPFLWFFLKMWTLMFFFFWVRGTLLRFRYDQFMNLGWKVLMPVALVWLVLVAGVQAVRQFADVPLNELLLWIGIPLGVLVVILLVWPARKPPESEPDPEASVFDPFAGGYPVPPLPGQVMPEAPRRRRVSVQAGSATATDADPAPEAPKENSDG
- the nuoI gene encoding NADH-quinone oxidoreductase subunit NuoI, with amino-acid sequence MADPQESTPERGGLGKALGDFFAPVAGFGVTFSNMFRPMVTEQYPFVKHPTAPRYHGRHHLNRYPDGLEKCIGCELCAWACPADAIFVEGASNTADEQHSPGERYGRVYEINYLRCIFCGLCIEACPTRALTMSNEFELAGPTREGLIFTKEELLAPLNEGMLAAPHPMVEGTTDDDYYRGEVTGPTQTQVDWVAEHRPDEPTLEAARRAATSGKGVK
- a CDS encoding NADH-quinone oxidoreductase subunit J is translated as MTDVVGSGGEQVLFWIIGPLMVLASLALLFARKPVHAAVGLIFVMIGMAFLYTALEAPFLGVAQVVVYTGAIMILFVFVLMLVGVDAADSVAETIKGQRWIAFLLGAGLVVVLGGVILTATMPDATGLDAANAVTNPVGVAYVIFGQTVFALELVGVLLIVAALGAITLTHRERLGPVLDQRETVTLRMQAYARGEGGEVLTPPPAPGVYALHNAADVPAMDAHGKPIESSVPRVLRIRGQEVSPAEVDGHVREISRGAFLQPRADRDGAPDTGTDLDKETDR
- the nuoK gene encoding NADH-quinone oxidoreductase subunit NuoK — its product is MSLVHYLVLASILFAVGAVTVLTRRNAILAFMGVELMLNSCNLALVTFSRVHGGLEGQVMAFYVMVVAAAEVVVGLAIIVSLYRSRRTVSVDEPSLLKN